The Mercurialis annua linkage group LG7, ddMerAnnu1.2, whole genome shotgun sequence genome includes the window taataataaattttttaaattttaaaaaaaaaaattattttataaaatttaaaaaattaattaattatttggatgtatttgattattttttaagtttaaggatttatttgtatttttaaaaatataaaaaagtatgttttaaactcttttccaaattaaaagagtacaatttaatgcttttgggtagcgatgaaacataaaaatccaaaattgggtacaaatggtgtttttacaaaatcagggtataaacgaagaaaagttgcaaggtggggtttttttaaggaattaaggcaattatataatatgtatatgatgCCATTTTCTAGAaaataatatctttttttttcacaTTCAAATGATTTAATATATAACGAATTATAGTTTAACTAAACttcattattaaatttattgtcTCGAATTCTTTTTTAtcgttataattttaaaataacattatccttttattttagtaaaatcaaattaaatcaaatcaatcaaatattgttctatttattttttcagaAAGCGATCGATTCTGGTATGTTCATTATTCATCTGAAGAACAAGGTAGAATTTACACAACCATAGTGATCATCAAGTGAACAAGTCTAAAAAACATTCACAAACTTGCAACAAAGTATTTTTAAACAGGCTCGCATATCCTTTATATATAGTTTTGCAAGCAACTACACCATACAGACTATACTAAGCAGCCACCAAATTCAAtccaatgcaaatatttaatcAGAATCTGATGAATCAGATTTATGTGCAGGAGCTGCATTTTCTTTCTCTCCTGCTTCTACTGCTTTACCTTGCTTAAACGCTTTCGATATCTCATCAACAGGAACTAAAGGCAAATGGCCGACAATCGGAAAACCCTTCTGTGTCATAACCTTGAGAGTATGGTTGTACTTCTCAGACCAATGTGCAGCAGTCGGAACAGCCATGTCAGCAACCGTGTGAATGATCGGGAACTGGTTGAGCTTAATCCAGATGTTCACACTCTGAGTAAGGGCAAAGTGCTTATACTCCTTCGCAGCATAATGAACAGCAGCACATGGTCCTCCAACACGAGCCTCGTTGACAAATTCTTGAACCTTTTGGACTGTTATCTGAATCAAACTATGCACTTGGCCGGCAACTTGCTTAGCAAGTGGTGGAGCATGCTTATCAAACTTATCTGCACCTTCATCTACCTGTGGCAGGAAAACAACATAGATTAGCTCGGCTTCAATGGGGTCGATATACGTAAAGAATTTTACACAATTACAGGAAcgataaaatctggaaattgcAATTCGGAAGCAGAAATCCAAGTGAGTCAGCTCCACATAATTCATAGTTAAGACCTTGAACAACAATCAAGTTGTACAAAGATTAAAAATACAGAATCCATCTACAACTAAATCATTTGAGCTAGAGATGCTCATTTACATAAAATAGTTGCCAAACTAAGCAAGCGGCTGAGCTACTGTTAtccataattaatttaatttaaaataaataactcagaatataaacgtttaatactaCAACATAACTAATCAAAACCCGAAATTGATAttccgaaaaaaaatccaaataaatcAGCTCAACGTACGAAAGAATTTAACAAATATCaaacaattaaaagattaaaactATAGAATCCGTCGATAAAAAACGACACAATAAATCACAAAAGCTACATACGCAATAAATTCGCGCGACTAATTCATTTCagctaaaaatatttttagtggAATCATTTTTAGCCAAATTTAGCAAGCAGCTAAACCAAAAGCGCAcactaaaattactaaaaaaactgTTCAATCATTTccctaaaaaaataaagtaaaataaattccACATATAACctatgacttttttttttaaaactctaCCAAAAATAAACCCATAAAGCACAGCTCAGACTGAACAAAACATACTAGCTGATCCAAAACCATAaacaaaacgaaaaaaaataaactcaaaATGCATCAAATCAATTAGcttagagaaaaaaaattaaataaattaatcctagttttatttaagttttttacctttttatcagcAAAAACAAGAAGATCATCAGGtaaatccttaaatttattataaactgGGCTCACAACGCTCGTCACAGCTCTCTCAACCGTCCCAACAGTAGATCTCAACGGTCCAGAGTTTTTCTTAGCGTAATCATAAAAATTCGACACGTAGATCAACGACTGTAAAGCAGCCATTCTCACCAATCCTAAGTGCTTCAATTCCTTCTTCTCTGTCCCCATGATCTTCAAAAATAACtatcaaaaatgaaaaaaaattattaaaaaaaattaagtaatctaattaataagatatcagatcataaaaaaatataccttagaaagaataatataaaatatttgtgcttaCTTCTTTGTGTTTCTTTTGTAAGCTTTTTTTGGAAGCTTTTTGAGTGACTGAAATTTCGGTGAGTTCAGTTGCGGAATCTTGGTTTTATAGAGATGAAATGAGGGTGTAGCGTAAGGGAAGGGTTTTAGAGAATCTGAGCCGTTGAGATGATCTAATGGTGATGGTTACATCTTGAAGGATCAAATGTTAAATTCGTAGCATATGAGGGATCTGAGTGGGACCTAGTCGAGAGGGGTCTAGGATTAAGTAGACGCTTCGTGAACCAACACGTGGCAGTATGAGAGAAGGACGTTGGAAATATCGAAGAAAAGGGAAATTTGTTTGGGTATTTTGGTAATTTACTTGTTTAGAGTGCTTTCTTCTCAACCAATCTGAAGCTTTGGGGAGTTGAGgactaacaatttttttagcTAAAGACAACTAACTAATGTTTTTTCTGGATAAAT containing:
- the LOC126656145 gene encoding REF/SRPP-like protein At1g67360 gives rise to the protein MGTEKKELKHLGLVRMAALQSLIYVSNFYDYAKKNSGPLRSTVGTVERAVTSVVSPVYNKFKDLPDDLLVFADKKVDEGADKFDKHAPPLAKQVAGQVHSLIQITVQKVQEFVNEARVGGPCAAVHYAAKEYKHFALTQSVNIWIKLNQFPIIHTVADMAVPTAAHWSEKYNHTLKVMTQKGFPIVGHLPLVPVDEISKAFKQGKAVEAGEKENAAPAHKSDSSDSD